Proteins co-encoded in one bacterium genomic window:
- the rpsS gene encoding 30S ribosomal protein S19 — protein MARSLKKGPYIDDRLFERIEQLNKGNQKKVIKTWARRCTIPPEFVGHTLAIHNGNKFIPIFITENMVGHKLGEFAPTRTFRGHTEKKAEKVVKH, from the coding sequence ATGGCAAGATCACTGAAAAAAGGTCCTTATATTGATGATCGACTGTTCGAGCGCATCGAACAGCTCAACAAGGGCAACCAGAAAAAGGTCATCAAGACCTGGGCGCGGCGATGTACGATTCCCCCCGAGTTCGTCGGGCATACGCTGGCTATTCACAATGGCAACAAGTTCATCCCCATCTTTATCACCGAGAACATGGTCGGGCACAAGCTGGGCGAGTTCGCCCCGACGCGCACGTTCCGCGGTCATACGGAGAAGAAAGCCGAGAAGGTTGTCAAACACTAG
- the rplV gene encoding 50S ribosomal protein L22 codes for MEARAIAKWIRMSPFKVRRVANLVRGKQVNEALNVLHYSVTAASEPLEKALRSAVANILNKEEANKLSPDDLFIKELKVDEGYVLKRFRAASMGRAVRIRRRTCHIQVTVAEKDDLK; via the coding sequence ATGGAAGCAAGGGCGATTGCAAAATGGATTCGCATGTCCCCTTTCAAGGTCAGGCGCGTGGCCAATCTGGTGCGCGGCAAACAGGTGAACGAGGCGCTGAATGTGCTGCATTACAGCGTGACCGCGGCGTCCGAGCCGCTGGAAAAAGCCTTGCGTTCGGCGGTGGCCAACATCCTGAACAAAGAGGAGGCGAACAAGCTGTCGCCGGATGATCTGTTCATCAAAGAGCTGAAGGTGGATGAGGGCTATGTTCTGAAACGGTTTCGCGCCGCCTCCATGGGGCGGGCTGTGCGCATCCGGCGCCGCACCTGCCACATTCAGGTCACCGTGGCTGAAAAAGACGACCTAAAGTAA